Proteins encoded within one genomic window of Empedobacter falsenii:
- a CDS encoding ABC transporter ATP-binding protein has product MLNVKQLSYNYPDFEEKVLDNINFAVNKGEVISIIGESGSGKSTLLKLIYGLLDFKEGEIYYHTKKLRGPAYNLIPGHKMMKYVAQDYDLLDFVTVGENVGKFLSNFDLELKQQQIDEALTVVEMLDFKHIFPNKLSGGQRQRVSIARALAQQPEILLLDEPFSNLDQTLKLTIREKIMDWCKAHQITVIFTTHDLNDAFYTSDKILVLQNGKMIQFDEVENVRNSPATAYVAKLFGYVNVLDDSQDLGIDSSKIVIYPEEITISENGKFEGKVISSKFQGRDYLVRFTFKNIELLIYSSQKLMKDELIHFEVIKFHQLCI; this is encoded by the coding sequence GTGCTAAACGTAAAACAACTCAGTTATAATTATCCAGATTTCGAAGAAAAAGTACTCGATAACATCAATTTTGCAGTTAACAAAGGCGAAGTGATAAGTATTATCGGAGAAAGTGGAAGTGGAAAGTCAACTTTACTGAAATTGATTTATGGTTTGTTAGATTTTAAAGAAGGAGAAATTTACTATCATACCAAAAAATTACGTGGTCCTGCTTATAACTTGATTCCAGGTCATAAAATGATGAAATACGTAGCGCAAGATTATGATTTGTTAGATTTTGTGACGGTTGGCGAAAATGTCGGAAAATTTTTAAGCAATTTTGATTTAGAACTTAAGCAACAACAAATTGACGAAGCGTTAACGGTGGTTGAAATGTTAGATTTTAAACATATTTTTCCAAATAAACTGAGTGGAGGTCAGCGACAGCGTGTGTCTATTGCACGAGCTTTGGCACAACAACCCGAAATTTTGTTGCTGGATGAACCTTTTTCTAATTTAGATCAAACATTAAAATTAACCATTCGAGAAAAAATTATGGATTGGTGCAAAGCGCATCAAATTACAGTAATTTTTACAACGCACGATTTGAATGATGCTTTTTATACTTCGGATAAAATTTTAGTTTTGCAAAACGGAAAAATGATTCAGTTTGATGAGGTCGAGAATGTGCGAAATTCTCCTGCGACAGCTTATGTGGCCAAACTTTTTGGTTATGTAAATGTGTTGGATGATTCGCAAGATTTAGGAATCGATTCTTCTAAAATTGTCATTTATCCAGAAGAAATTACAATTTCTGAAAATGGAAAATTTGAAGGAAAAGTAATTTCATCAAAATTTCAGGGAAGAGATTATTTGGTAAGATTTACATTCAAAAACATTGAATTGTTGATTTATTCTTCTCAAAAATTAATGAAAGATGAGTTGATACATTTTGAAGTTATAAAATTTCATCAATTATGCATTTAG